A segment of the Catenuloplanes nepalensis genome:
GTCACCTCGACCGGCGCGTCCCGGAGCCGCCGCACGGGCCGCTGACCGAGGTGGGGCGGTTGACCGGCGCGGTCAACGGCATGCTGTCCCGGATCCAGGCGGCGCTGGCCGCGCGGGAGCGTTCGGAGCGGCGGGTGCGGGACTTCGTCGCGGACGCGTCACACGAGCTGCGCACGCCGGTGACCGCGGTCCGCGGCTATCTGCAGCTGATCCGTACCGGCGTGGTCGATCTGAACGACCGGCCGGACGTGCTGCACCGGCTGGAGCAGGAGGCGAACCGGATGAGCGCGATGGTCTCGTCGCTGCTCTACCTGGCCCGGCTGGACGCGGAGCCGCCCGTTCGGCGCGGCCCGGTCGACGTGGCCGCGCTGGCCCGGGACGCGGTCGCGGACGCGGGCGCGCTGGACCAGGACCGGCCGCTGACCGTGGACGCGCCGGAGCGCTGCGTGGTCAGCGGCGACGAGGATCCGCTGCGCCGGGTGCTGGCGAACCTGCTCGGGAACGTGCGCGTGCACACGCCACCGGGCACGGCCGCGCGGGTCACGGTCACGGACGAGGCGGCCCGGGTGCGGGTCGCGGTCACCGACGACGGGCCGGGCCTGGACGCGGACGCGGCCGCGCACGCGTTCGACCGGTTCTGGCGAGGCGGCACCGCGCGTTCCGCGGGCGACGGCGCCGGGCTGGGGCTGGCGATCGTGGCCGAGGTGGTGCGCGCGCACGGCGGCGACATCGGCGTCGACGGCGCCACCGTCTGGTTCACGCTGCCGCGCTGATCTCCTAACCGACTCTCATCCTTTTCGCATCGGTCCGGCATGCCCGGCTGGTGGCATGTCGCGGTGCCTGGAAAACCTTTGCGGACCGTGCTCGCGGTCGTGGGCGTGGCGGCGCTGGCCGTGCCGGTCGCGGCCGACCGAGCCGCGGTCGCGCTGGCCGAGAACCGGCTGGCCGCGCGGCTGAGCTGCGCGGCCGGGATCACCGGTGACGTGGACGTGACGATCCACGGCTTCCCGTTCCTGACCCAGCTGGCGCGTGGCACGGTAGGCGACGTCCGCCTGCACGCGCAGACCGTGACCGTGCGTGACGTGACGCTGAGCGACGTCGACGTGCGGGCGCGCGGGCTGCGCGGCACGTCCGCGGACACGCTGACCGCGAGCGCGGTGCTGCCCTACGCGGGCCTGCCCGGGACGGCCGGTGCCGCTTTCGCCGGTGCGCGGCTCGGCGGAGACAGCGACCGGCTCACGATCACCACGTCGGTGCCGGTCCGGGGCGTCACCATGCCCGTCACCGTGTACGCGGACCTGGCCGTCGACGGGAACCAGCTGACGATCACGCCGGGCGAGGTCGAGCTGACCGGTCTCGGCCTGCGCGTGCCCGCGTCCCGGTTGCCGGACGGCCTGGCCGGGGCGCGCACGGTCCCGCTGCCCGCGCTCCCGGTCGGCTTCACCTATCTGCGGATCTCCGCGACCGTCGGCGGCCTGCGTCTCGTGGTCGCCGGCACCGGCATCGATCTCGGCCCCGGCGCCGACCAGAAGATCACAAACGACACCTGTGGGGGTACGGACGGATGAGCACGATCGAGAGCGGCGCGATGCACCGGGTGATGACCCGGTGCGGGCGCTTCACCACCCGCCACCCGTGGCCGGTGATCGCCGCGTGGCTGCTGCTCGCCGTGACCGTCGCCGCGCTCGTGCTGGCGTTCGGGCGGCCGGTCGACGAGGACGCCACGCTGCCCGGTAGCGCCGGCCAGCACGGCCGCGACCTGCTGGAGGCGCACTTCGACGGCGCCGGGAACGCGAACGGCCAGGTCATCCTGCGCTCGTCCGGCCCGCGCCTGGACGAGCCGGCCACCGCCGCCGAGATCGCGCGGACCACGGCCCGGATCGGCGACGTCACGCACGTCGCCTCGGTCGGCGAGCCGGTGCTCGGCACGGACGGCCGCACCGGCTACGTCGACGTGACGCTGGACGTCGGCCCGCAGGAGCTGACCCGGGAGATGACCGACGAGGTGCTGGACGCGGCCGAGACGCCCGGCCTGGAGACGCTGCCCGGCGGCGCGCTGTCCCGGGCGGGGAACGGCACCGGGCACAGCGAGGCGATCGGCGTGGTGGTCGCGCTGGCCGTGCTCGTGGTCGCGTTCGGCGGCCTGGTCGCGGCCACGCTGCCGCTGGTCACCGCCGTCATCGTGCTGGTCATCGGGATCGGCGCGATCGGCCTGGCCGGCCACCTGACCGGCATACCGTCGGTGGCGACGACGCTCGGCACGATGATCGGGCTCGGCGTCGGCATCGACTACGCGCTGTTCCTGATCACCCGGTACCGATCGCTGCTGGCCCGCGGCCACGACGTCCGGCACGCGGTGGTGGGGACGGTGGCGTCGTCCGGTAGTGCGGTCGTCTTCGCCGGCGCGACCGTGGTGGTGGCGCTGTGCGGGCTGGGCGTGGCCGGCGTACCCATCCTGACCACGCTCGGCTGGACGTCCGGTCTGGTCGTGCTGGTCGCTGTCGCGTCCGCCACCACGCTGCTGCCTGCGCTGCTCACGCTGCTCGGCCCCCGCATCGACGCGCTGCCGGTGCGCTCGGCCCGGCCTGGCCGCCCGTCCGCGTGGGGCCGGCTGGCCGACCGGGTGATCCGCCGCCCCTGGCGGTACGCGCTGTCCAGCGGCCTGCTGCTGCTCGTGTTGGCCGCGCCGACGCTGGCGATGACGCTCGGCCAGACCGATGCCGGTGACCGGTCCGCCGACTCGGCCGAGCGCGCCGGGTACGACGCGATGGCGGCGGCGTTCGGCCCCGGCATCAACGGCCCGCTCACCCTGGTCGCCGAGCTGCGCCCCGCGGCCACCGGCCCAGGCGATCCCCGGCTCGCGGCGTTGACCGGCGCAGCCGCGAAGGTGCCCGGCGTGGCCCGGGCACACCCCGCCCGTCTCGCCCCGGACGGCGCGGTCGCGTCCGTGCGCGTCATCCCGGACACCGCACCGTCCGACCCGGACACCCTGGACACCGCCGGCCGGCTCGCCGCGCTCGACGTGACCGGCGCGGAGGTGTCGGTCACCGGGCAGACCGCGGTCCGCGGCGAGCTGGCCACCCGGGTCGGCGACCGGATGCCGCTGGTGATCGTGGTCGTGGTGCTGCTCAGCGGCCTACTGGTGCTGGTCGCGTTCCGGGCGCCGGTGGTCGCGGCGAAGGCGGCGCTGATGAACCTGCTCTCGGTGGCCGCGGCCTACGGCGCGCTGACCGCGGTGTTCCAGTGGGGGTGGGGCGCGCGGCTGATCGGGCTGGACGGCCCGGTGCCGATCGAGGCGTACGTACCGATGATGCTGTTCGCCCTGCTCTTCGGCCTGTCCATGGACTACGAGGTCTTCCTGCTCACCGCGGTCCGCGAGTCCTGGGACCGGACCCGGGACAACCGCCGCGCGGTCCGGGACGGGCTGGCCGAGACCGGCGTGGTGATCACGTCGGCCGCGCTCATCATGGTGTGCGTCTTCGCCAGCTTCGTGCTCAGCGACGAACCGGTGATCAAGATGATGGGCCTCGGCCTGGCCGTGGCGATCGCGGTCGACGCGACCGTGATCCGCGGCCTGCTGGTACCGGCCGTGATGACGCTGCTCGGCGACGCGAACTGGTGGACACCCCGCCGCCGGTCCGCGCCCGTCATGTCCGAGCGGGCGGGCTGATCAGAGCGGAGTCCCGGGGGTGACTCGTGAGCCCCCGGGTCTGAATCGCCGAAATCCCAGACGAGAGCACCTGACGCGCCGCTTTCCGTCCTGTTTGGCCACACTTTCGCACGTGCCGGGAAAAAGTTGAATCCCGTGGATCGAAAGATATAGACGTACTGACGGAAGTACTTCAGGATGTTCACAGCCCTGACTCACACCCGTAACCGGGGAGCGCAGATGAGACGTCTGTCCGTGGCCGCCCTGATCGCTACCGCACTGGTGGCGACGCCGACACCGGCGTTCGCCGTCGACCCGCCGCCGCAGGAGCCGGGGGTGACGCTCCGGACCTATGACATCGGGGTGCCGCTCAGCAAGGTCTGCGAGCTCAAGCCCGGGCAGACGCCCAACGTGGACAAACTGATGCCCACGATCGACTGGTCCACCGACGCCGACTTCGGGCTCGCGTCCAACTTCGTCACGCACGCGATCGCGAACCTGACCGCGCCCTCGGCCGGCGCCTACACGTTCCGGTTGATCAGCGACGACGGCTCGAAGCTGTTCATCGACGACAAGCTCGTCATCGACCACGACGGGCTGCACGGCGTCGATCCGCCGAAGGAGGGCACGGTCGACCTGACGGCGGGCGTGCACGCGCTCCGGATCGAGCACTTCGAGCGGGACGGCGGGCAGGAGCTGCGGCTCGCCTGGCGGACCCCCGGCGCCGGTGACTTCGCGCCCGTGCCGAACAGCGCGCTGACCACGGACGCGGGCGTGGTGCGGGTGACCGCGCCGGGCCGCAAGGAGTGCGTCTCCGGCACGGACACGCCCGGTGACGGCCTGCCGCTGGCCGGGGTCAACCCCGGTTACACGCTCACCGACCTGCGCCCGCCGGGCTTCGAGCCGCAGGTCAGCGGCATCGCGTGGCGACCGGACAAGAAGATGGTGATCACCACCTGGGGTGACTCGGACAAGGTCGCGGGCGAGGTCTACCTGGTCGAGAACGTGACCGGCAAGACCGGCCCGGGCAGCGTGAAGTACAAGAAGATCGCCGACGGGCTCAAGGAGCCGATGGGCGTGGCCGTGGTCGACGGCATGGTCTACGTGTCGCAGAAGCACGAGCTGACCGAGCTGCGCGACACGAATAAGGACGACATCCTGGACACCCGGCGGACCGTGGCCACGTGGCCGTTCGGCGGGAACTTCCACGAGTTCGCGTTCGGCCTGCTGTACCGGAACGGGAAGTTCTACCTCAACCTCTCCGTGTCGATCAACTACGGCGGCGCGACCACGGACCCGCAGCCGGTCGGCGGGCGCGGCACGCACATCGTGGTCGACCGCAGGAGCGGCGAGGTCACCACTGTGGCCGGCGGGCTGCGCACGCCGAACGGCATCGGCTGGGGGCCGAACAACTCCATCTACGTGACCGACAACCAGGGTGGCTGGCTGCCGTCGTCGAAGCTGATCAAGATTCAGAACGGCGCGTTCTACAACCACTACACGAACCCGGACGGCCCGTTCGACGCGAAGGCGCCGACCCGCCCGGTGCTGTGGATACCGCAGAACCAGATCGGCAACTCGCCGAGCACGCCGGTGCTGCTGGACTCCGGGACGTACCGTGGCCAGCTCTTGATCGGTGATGTCACCTACGGTGGACTGCAGCGGGCCGCGCTGGAGACGGTCAACGGCGTGGAGCAGGGCGCGATCTTCCGGCACACGCAGGGCCTCGAGGCCGGCATCAACCGCGTGTCGGTCGGCCCGGACGGCGCGATCTACGTCGGCGGGCTGGGCGCGGACGGCAACTGGGGCCAGGAGGGCAAGCTCCGCTTCGGCCTGCAGAAGCTCACGCCGAACAACGTGTCGGTCTTCGACATGAAGACGATGAAGGCGGTCGAGGGCGGCTTCAAGATCGAGTACACCGAGCCGCTGTCCGACGCCACGATCGCGAAGCTGCCCACGGCGTACCAGCTGGAGCAGTGGCGCTACGTGCCGACCGAGCAGTACGGCGGGCCCGAGGTCGACACGGAGACGCTGCCCGTGACCGCGGCGAAGGTCTCCTCCGACCGGAAGACCGTCACGCTGACCGTGCCCGGCCTGCGCCGCGACCGCGTCGTCCACCTGCGCTCGCCGCGTCCCTTCGCGGCCCGCGACGGCGAGACGCTGTGGAGCACCGAGGCGTGGTACACGATGAACGAGCTGCCCGGAAAGAAGGCGCAGCAGGTCTTCTACGAGGCCGAGGAGGGCAACCGCGAGGGCGGCGCGTCGCTGGCGACCGACCATCGTGGATACTCCGGCGTCGGTTTCGCGGCGGGCTTCGGCAAGCTCAACGCGTCCACCACCATGCACGTCAACGTGGACAGGGCCGGCGACTACGCGGTCGGGCTGCGCTACTCCAACGGGCCCGACCCGTTCAGCGGCACCAAGACGGTCAGCGTCCACGTCAACGGGCGCAAGGTGAAGCAGGTGTCGCTTCCGTCCACGGTCACGTGGGAGGAATGGGCGACCGTCACCGAGAAACTCAACCTGCGCAAGGGCGCGAACACCATCCAGTACCGGGTGGACGCACTGGACACCGGCCACGTCAACCTCGACCTGATCAGCGTCCGCGAGTGGGGCAAGCGCATCACGCTCTTCGACGGCGGTTCGCTGGACGACTGGCTGCACACCGACGGGCGACGTGCGCAGTGGCCTCTGGTGGGGGACAAGGCGACCGAGGTGTGCTGCGGTGACCTGCGGACAAAGGACGCCTACGGCGACTACAAGCTGCACGTCGAGTTCAAGGTGCCGCTGCTCCCGCCGGACGTCACCGGCCAGAACCGCGGCAACAGCGGCGTCTACCAGCAGGAACGCTACGAGATCCAGATCCTCGACTCGTTCGGCGACCCCACGCTGAACAACAACGAGGCCGGCTCGATCTACCTGCACAAGGCGCCGGACGTGAACGCGGCCACCGCCCCGGAGACGTGGCAGACCTACGACATCACGTTCCGCGCGGCCCGCTACGACGCGGCCGGCGTCAAGACCGAGAACGCCCGGGTCACCCTCGTCTGGAACGGCAAGAAGGTCCACGACAACGTGGCCATCCCGGCCGGCACCGGCGGCAACATCCCGGAGGGCCCGTCCACCGGCGCCATCCGCCTCCAGGACCACGGCAACAAG
Coding sequences within it:
- a CDS encoding sensor histidine kinase — its product is MTLRRSLLLAMTGLTALGLLIVTGTAAVMLRSYLIDRTDDQLLAAVELARHRYRLDVLPPEQRPRTVQEIVSVTEYLIEVRGDRIGTLRMVGTVPLPTRPLLDRADLDATGPQNVDGFRAVVVRDRGLTILVALPLDRAGDTVGRLVAIAAVTSLVALAVLTAFARWLLIRRLRPLNEIAAAATALADGHLDRRVPEPPHGPLTEVGRLTGAVNGMLSRIQAALAARERSERRVRDFVADASHELRTPVTAVRGYLQLIRTGVVDLNDRPDVLHRLEQEANRMSAMVSSLLYLARLDAEPPVRRGPVDVAALARDAVADAGALDQDRPLTVDAPERCVVSGDEDPLRRVLANLLGNVRVHTPPGTAARVTVTDEAARVRVAVTDDGPGLDADAAAHAFDRFWRGGTARSAGDGAGLGLAIVAEVVRAHGGDIGVDGATVWFTLPR
- a CDS encoding LmeA family phospholipid-binding protein → MPGKPLRTVLAVVGVAALAVPVAADRAAVALAENRLAARLSCAAGITGDVDVTIHGFPFLTQLARGTVGDVRLHAQTVTVRDVTLSDVDVRARGLRGTSADTLTASAVLPYAGLPGTAGAAFAGARLGGDSDRLTITTSVPVRGVTMPVTVYADLAVDGNQLTITPGEVELTGLGLRVPASRLPDGLAGARTVPLPALPVGFTYLRISATVGGLRLVVAGTGIDLGPGADQKITNDTCGGTDG
- a CDS encoding MMPL family transporter, with protein sequence MSTIESGAMHRVMTRCGRFTTRHPWPVIAAWLLLAVTVAALVLAFGRPVDEDATLPGSAGQHGRDLLEAHFDGAGNANGQVILRSSGPRLDEPATAAEIARTTARIGDVTHVASVGEPVLGTDGRTGYVDVTLDVGPQELTREMTDEVLDAAETPGLETLPGGALSRAGNGTGHSEAIGVVVALAVLVVAFGGLVAATLPLVTAVIVLVIGIGAIGLAGHLTGIPSVATTLGTMIGLGVGIDYALFLITRYRSLLARGHDVRHAVVGTVASSGSAVVFAGATVVVALCGLGVAGVPILTTLGWTSGLVVLVAVASATTLLPALLTLLGPRIDALPVRSARPGRPSAWGRLADRVIRRPWRYALSSGLLLLVLAAPTLAMTLGQTDAGDRSADSAERAGYDAMAAAFGPGINGPLTLVAELRPAATGPGDPRLAALTGAAAKVPGVARAHPARLAPDGAVASVRVIPDTAPSDPDTLDTAGRLAALDVTGAEVSVTGQTAVRGELATRVGDRMPLVIVVVVLLSGLLVLVAFRAPVVAAKAALMNLLSVAAAYGALTAVFQWGWGARLIGLDGPVPIEAYVPMMLFALLFGLSMDYEVFLLTAVRESWDRTRDNRRAVRDGLAETGVVITSAALIMVCVFASFVLSDEPVIKMMGLGLAVAIAVDATVIRGLLVPAVMTLLGDANWWTPRRRSAPVMSERAG
- a CDS encoding family 16 glycoside hydrolase, translating into MRRLSVAALIATALVATPTPAFAVDPPPQEPGVTLRTYDIGVPLSKVCELKPGQTPNVDKLMPTIDWSTDADFGLASNFVTHAIANLTAPSAGAYTFRLISDDGSKLFIDDKLVIDHDGLHGVDPPKEGTVDLTAGVHALRIEHFERDGGQELRLAWRTPGAGDFAPVPNSALTTDAGVVRVTAPGRKECVSGTDTPGDGLPLAGVNPGYTLTDLRPPGFEPQVSGIAWRPDKKMVITTWGDSDKVAGEVYLVENVTGKTGPGSVKYKKIADGLKEPMGVAVVDGMVYVSQKHELTELRDTNKDDILDTRRTVATWPFGGNFHEFAFGLLYRNGKFYLNLSVSINYGGATTDPQPVGGRGTHIVVDRRSGEVTTVAGGLRTPNGIGWGPNNSIYVTDNQGGWLPSSKLIKIQNGAFYNHYTNPDGPFDAKAPTRPVLWIPQNQIGNSPSTPVLLDSGTYRGQLLIGDVTYGGLQRAALETVNGVEQGAIFRHTQGLEAGINRVSVGPDGAIYVGGLGADGNWGQEGKLRFGLQKLTPNNVSVFDMKTMKAVEGGFKIEYTEPLSDATIAKLPTAYQLEQWRYVPTEQYGGPEVDTETLPVTAAKVSSDRKTVTLTVPGLRRDRVVHLRSPRPFAARDGETLWSTEAWYTMNELPGKKAQQVFYEAEEGNREGGASLATDHRGYSGVGFAAGFGKLNASTTMHVNVDRAGDYAVGLRYSNGPDPFSGTKTVSVHVNGRKVKQVSLPSTVTWEEWATVTEKLNLRKGANTIQYRVDALDTGHVNLDLISVREWGKRITLFDGGSLDDWLHTDGRRAQWPLVGDKATEVCCGDLRTKDAYGDYKLHVEFKVPLLPPDVTGQNRGNSGVYQQERYEIQILDSFGDPTLNNNEAGSIYLHKAPDVNAATAPETWQTYDITFRAARYDAAGVKTENARVTLVWNGKKVHDNVAIPAGTGGNIPEGPSTGAIRLQDHGNKVQYRNIWIEPVL